A single window of Colletotrichum destructivum chromosome 9, complete sequence DNA harbors:
- a CDS encoding Putative mandelate racemase/muconate lactonizing enzyme domain, enolase-like protein, with the protein MSSVRSFPSIKEIRTFVIGGVGSGGDYHNVKGGHWLIDSPISTPCSRWEQYRNSRTSWGINVLGSFLVEIEATDGTVGLATGFGGPPACWLVHQHFERFLLGADPRNTNLLFEQMYRGSMFYGRKGLPLAVISVIDLAIWDLLGKLRNEPVYRLIGGATKERLNFYCTGPEPTAAKEMGFWGGKVPLPYCPEDGHVGLKKNVEFLRKHRESVGPDFPIMVDCYMSLNVPYTIEIVKACEDLNINWWEECLSPDDTDGFEQIKRAHPTIKFTTGEHEYSRFGFRKLIEGRNLDIIQPDVMWLGGLTELLKVSAMASAYDIPVVPHASGPYSYHFVISQPNTPFQEYLANSPDGKSVLPVFGDLFLDEPIPTKGYLTTADLDKPGFGLTLNPAVRSKLISGRSLLSISPERPLKSAEETETNGTNGIVHDVTAKVQELTTSSK; encoded by the exons ATGTCGTCCGTGAGGTCTTTCCCCTCCATCAAGGAGATCCGGACATTCGTTATCGGCGGTGTCGGCTCTGGCGGTGATTATCACAACGTCAAGGGTGGTCACTG GCTCATTGACAGCCCCATCTCCACCCCGTGCTCGCGATGGGAGCAGTACCGAAACTCTAGAACGAGCTGGGGCATCAACGTGCTGGGCTCGTTCCTCGTTGAGATTGAGGCGACTGACGGCACCGTCGGTCTTGCCACTGGATTTGGAG GCCCCCCGGCTTGCTGGCTCGTCCACCAACATTTCGAAcgtttcctcctcggcgctgaCCCGCGCAACACCAACCTGTTGTTCGAGCAGATGTACAGAGGCTCCATGTTCTACGGCCGCAAGGGTCTCCCTCTAGCCGTCATCTCCGTCATCGATCTCGCCATCTGGGACTTGCTTGGCAAGCTGAGGAACGAGCCCGTATACAGGCTGATTGGCGGTGCCACAAAGGAGCGCCTGAACTTCTACTGCACTGGTCCTGAGCCTACCGCGGCCAAGGAGATGGGCTTCTGGGGCGGCAAGGTTCCCCTTCCCTACTGCCCGGAGGACGGCCATGTTGGTCTGAAGAAGAACGTTGAGTTTCTGCGCAAGCACCGCGAGAGTGTCGGTCCCGACTTCCCCATCATGGTCGACTGCTATATGAGTCTCAATGTGCCGTACACGATTGAGATCGTCAAGGCCTGCGAGGACCTCAACATCAACTGGTGGGAGGAGTGTCTGTCGCCCGACGACACGGACGGCTTTGAGCAGATCAAGCGTGCTCACCCAACGATCAAGTTCACGACGGGTGAGCATGAGTACTCCCGTTTCGGTTTCCGCAAGCTCATCGAGGGTCGCAACCTGGACATCATCCAGCCGGACGTAATGTGGCTCGGTGGTCTCACGGAGCTCCTTAAGGTGTCAGCGATGGCCTCGGCATATGACATTCCCGTCGTGCCGCACGCCAGTGGCCCGTACAGCTACCACTTTGTCATTTCGCAGCCCAACACGCCATTCCAGGAGTATCTCGCCAACTCTCCCGACGGCAAGAGCGTGCTGCCCGTCTTCGGTGATTtgttcctcgacgagcccaTCCCCACCAAGGGTTACCTTACGACTGCGGATCTCGACAAGCCTGGTTTCGGTCTGACGCTCAACCCGGCAGTGAGGTCAAAGCTCATCTCGGGCAGGTCGCTGCTCAGCATTAGTCCC GAACGGCCGCTCAAGTcggcggaggagacggagacgaaCGGAACGAACGGCATCGTGCACGATGTGACGGCCAAGGTGCAAGAGCTTACGACTTCTTCGaaatag